CTCAAGGCTAAGTTCCATCTGTACTGGGAAACTGGACACTAGCTGAttagaaaaaataatattatttgaagTAACCCACAACCTCCTCTCCATTACAGTCTCTGATTAAACAGGACAACCTTGATGCCTTCAATGAAAAAGACCCTTACAAGTCAGATGACCCCCGTGAAGATGAGGATGACAACGACGACAACGACACCTCCATGGACACAGAGCCTTTCCCCTTGGAGCGAGATGAGGTCATGCCCCCACCCATCCCACACCCCCCCTCTGAGAGGGTGAACTTCCCCAAGGGGCTGCCCTGGGCCCCTAAAGTCAGGTACGTGGCCGGGCTCAGGGAGACATTGCATTAATgcagtctttttttatttaagatgTAGTTTTTTAGGGTGTGTTAATATTGTCTTGGAGGGTGGTGGGAGGCGGGTGTGTGAagggtgggagacagagaggaagggttCAGACAGTCAGCAGGGCCAGGGCTCCTCTCACCCTTGGCCCTTATGTGGTCACTTGACTGGGGCACCATTCCAGGGTCCAAGTTTCTTCTCTagatgtttgttcttttttttgttcttgtatAATTCGTGTAATTGTTCATTCATGCTTTTTCAGGGAGAAGGATATCGAAAATTTCTTGGAGTCAAGTAGAAGCAAATTTATTGGCTATACACTTGGAAAGTAagttcattttgtttatttttttattttttcagtaaaGATGTGCTATTTATCATGAAAAAGGTTTCTTTTTGAGGATCCTTGACCTAGATATCATGGTTATTTTTGAATGTGTATTGCagtgacactgatacagttgTGGGTCTGCCCAGACCCATCCATGAAAGCATCAGGACCTTGAAGCAGGTGTCATACCTTCCTCTGTTTTCTCAGCGTTTTAAGCATTACGAAATCTATATTAATTCACTACATATTTCACTATATTCCTGCTGTATGAcagttgtttacatttttttgcagCATAAGTACATCTCCATAGCTGAGATTCAGATGGCCAAGGAGGAGGATTTTCAGAAAACACCACTATCAGGGGTGAGTGCAAAACACTTAAATCACTGATACATGCCTCAATATCTCTGTCTTCCATGAAGGAAACAAGTGTTTCATTTCAAAGTGTTTGTTTGTAGGGGGAAGAGGATGTGGAGATGTCCTCCACTGAATTATTGTACCAGGGCATTCTTCCCAGCTTGCCTCAGTATATGGTGAGTTCTTCTCTGTTATTCTCATTACAACCAATTTGAAATGCTAACGTTGAAACTTCAGGCAcgtcacatttgttttaataacacatttttaggTTTTTGTTAACACTGAAAGGGGCAGGTCACCCCTTACATTTGGCCTTATTTTCATGCTGTTCTTGTAGTTGGTCCCTCAAAaggtttttctgtattttggtTTGTTAAAGAGAACTGGTTGACACATTTTACTGACTCATCACATACTATTGTCTACAATGGATTCTGGAAATACCACTCAGCATGTTAAAACATGCCTCCAACCAAATCACATTTCATCAGAATCTCATTCTggactaaaatatatttttaattgtacATCAAAACCCAGTAGAACATTCATATCAACCGCTCGATGGCTTTAACAATGGCTTTAACAGGTTAAGTTACTATTAGTAAAGTCTCGTTTGAACTGTCGGGCTGACAGTGTCTCAGGCTGCTTTCACACAGGCTGCCCAATTCTGTATTTCTCTCCACTGATATGTCTTCTGACCAATCTCAAGATTATATATggcaattattatttctaatctCTTCTGATACAGATTTATGGGCACATTTGTGAAAGATGTTGGGTGAATAATTGAACATCTTTATATGTAGAGCTCCTGCGTCATGTGTTTCTGAGGATTCTGTGTCCCTGTAAACAGTGTAACATTATCTGTACTACATGCCGGTGTGGTTGTGAGAACTGGGTCCCATTAGGACCCACTGAGTTGACTGAGCACACTGGAAAGATATTTGTGGACTCTTACCAAACTTTTGGTTTATAAACATAGCTGCCCGCTTGTAGGGAATTCCAACAGAAACACTTGTGTCAAAACCAAATTCAAGGGAAGGACCTTCCTTTTCATTggtagttttatttatttgtgttcttGTAACTAGTAGTTATATGCAACATTGTTCTGTGTTTATGCcctcagtgtatatatatatatcatattttTGCCAGTTTATTTCATTATCAGCATGTATTGCATTATTGTTGCTAAAGCTTTTAGGTTATTAGCGACTATTACATTGTTAGCAGTAATAACGTTATTCTGATTGTTCCTGTTAGATTGCCCTGCTGAAGATCCTGCTGGCAGCTGCCCCCACCTCCAAGGCCAAGACCGACTCCATCAACATCCTAGCCGATGTGCTGCCAGAGGAGATGCCGTGAGTTTGAATCAGAAGGGAGCGGTGTTTCTTTGAGGGTCAacggaaaatgttttatttttagttgTCTATTTCCAGGACCACGGTGCTCCAGAGCATGAAGCTCGGTGTGGATGTTAACCGCCACAAGGAGATCATCGTTAAGGCCATCTCTGCCATCCTGCTGCTTCTCCTCAAACACTTTAAACTCAATCACATCTACCAGGTACAGTGGTAACCCACTCTGAACAACTACACACAAGGCAGCTGTTAAAGGGTCATTTCACTGCTGCTCTATTTGCCATTTATATGTCCGTTAAAATGGTGACTACAAATGTAGGTCACCATTTTGAATGTGCCTTTCCCTGGTTGTAAGCAGaccaaaatattcaaatagcAATGTCCAACTCTTGTAATTAGGAGTCATCAGAAACGGCAATTGTTTTGTGATCTCAAAATGACTAGCCAGCTATTGAGCTCCAGAGTATCTGTTAAAGCTAGTTACCGCCACTGTTTTGAAAACTCCACCTGTGAGGTTGGGAACTGGGCCAAAGGAAATGTTATCCTGGATATCCTCCAATGTTGTGGCGGATGGGAACATCGTTGAGGCAAGTCTAATGGCTTTGTTGAATAATGACAGCCATATCTACCTACATCTAGTGTGATTGTTCAATCGGTGAAACACAATAAGTCCACAATAATTGAATTTTTCGATCGGACAACAGGCTTAACCAATGACATCATtgattgatattttttttaaatactgctGTGGTACATAATTATGTCTGAAATAGCTGCAGTTACTCATGATAATGTAGGGAGcctgaaaaaaataactaaaatagtGTTTTGGTGGATTTTCCCTTTGAAACCCCGACTCTCTACCAAGTATGTATAACCAGTTAACAGGAGGGGTCATGACTCACAAGCACCAACAACCGGTGAGTGGGCCCCGGCTTTGCCTCAGCCTTCAGTTTCTTGTGTCTTCCTCCCGACAGTTTGAGTACATGGCTCAGCACCTGGTGTTTGCCAACTGCATTCCTCTCATTCTCAAGTTCTTCAACCAGAACATCATGTCTTACATCACAGCCAAAAACAGGTTTGTTAATGAATTCGAGTCTATCCGCGACCCCGACAATCAAGAAAGGTCTGCGAACCCTCCAGTAATGGCCTTCTTCTCCACgacctctcattctctcccgtAGTATTTCTGTGCTGGACTTCCCTCACTGTGTGGTGCACGAGCTCCCGGAACTTACTGCGGAGAGTTTGGCAAGTTGCATAATCCATCCCTcgtaaaatgcaaaaaatcCATTCTAATATGAACTGCTGAGGTGGTTGGTTGACCTGTGTGTGGTGCACTCAGTGGGTTCGTCTGTGTTCCACAGGAGGCTGGAGACAACAACCAGTTCTGTTGGAGGAACCTGTTCTCCTGTATCAACCTGCTGAGGATTCTCAACAAGCTGACCAAGTGGAAGCACTCCAGAACTATGGTGGGGACCAACTCATGTTCACTTGGGCAGGCATGGGCCGGGGGATTTTCTTCCAGTCCTATCTTCATGTCTCCCGCTTCTCTCTGTCAGATGCTGGTGGTGTTCAAGTCTGCTCCTATCCTGAAGAGGGCGCTGAAGGTCAAACAGGCCATGATGCAGCTGTATGTCCTCAAGCTGCTCAAAGTTCAAACCAAGTACCTGGGTCGCCAGTGGAGGAAGAGCAACATGAAGACCATGTCTGCCATTTACCAGAAGGTCCGCCATCGCCTCAACGATGACTGGGCATATGGTAACGGTGAGTCACAGTAAACACCAAAATCAGTAGTTTGCGTCAGATGGCGAAAGTGCCCGCTCTGGTTTGGATGGTTCACTGGAAACAACGCGTTGATCTATGGAACGTTGGAATTAATGTCAAAATGGCATTTTAAGTTAACTGGTCGACTAACATTAAGTAGCACCTTAAGTGCTGTGGCCCTCTGCTGTCTAGGATGGAGAATAATACATAAAGAATAAAAAGAATAATACATCTTGTAAGTAGACCTACTCAGCTGAGACATGGtatgtcctattttaaatgccaGTCTTCTGTGTTGGAATGGTGTGGGTGTAACCTCCAAAACCAAATTGTGATGGAATGAGTGGGTCACTGATAGTAAGACTAAGTAGACCTTGGAACTGTTTGAGATACAGCTTTGAAGTGGTGCTTTTGTAGTGTTTTTCCCCTTGTGGTTTGTTTTGGCTACAAATACATGAAGTCGGCAACATGTTTTGGGTGTGTACTCTTAAAACATGTGATTTGTACTGGACAGAACCCCAGGTAATGAGCTTCCATGTTTTTTTGACAGCAGACCTGGATGCCAGGCCTTGGGACTTCCAGGCGGAGGAGTGTGCTCTGCGCGCCAACATTGAGCGCTTCAACAGCCGCCGCTATGACAAGAACCAGAGCAACCCTGACTTCCTGCCCGTCGACAACTGCCTGCAGAGCGTCCTGGGACAGCGCGTCGACCTGCCGGATGACTTTCAGATGAACTATGACCTCTGGCTAGAGCGAGAAGTCTTCTCCAAACCCATATCCTGGGAGGAGCTACTGCAATGAGAGCAGGGCTGGGGGTGGCTGGTGGTGCTATAGGTTGGTTATCCTCACACACCCGCCCAAAGGGGCAGCAATTGTCTTCATCCCCAATCTATATGTAATGTTGCTGAATAAACCCACATGTTCCTTAAAGATAGCATTCATAGAGCTCTGCATTTGGTTCAGAACTTGTGGAGAACGAGTCCCCATTACAAGCATTATCCGTGTGTTCCCACCTCATTGCAGAAAGGAATTCCAGTCAGTAAAGGATCTGGGAGGGATTTGGTTAACGGTGGACCTGGCTCACTGCCCCCTCCCAGTTAGACCAATCAACTGTAATCCCTGAATCCAGGCACTAGACCACTATTTCTTTAGCCTGGTCTGGATCCAGTATAGAACCGTTTTTACAGCTGGACTTTTTCTAGAATGCTGTAGGTCTAAACAGCCTTATCTAATCGCCCTGGGTAGGGATGTAAATCCATTATGTTCCGTTCATTACACAATTAACCCCACATACCCAAACTGCCATGGTGCTGCTCGCCTGGCTGTTGGACCAGTACTCTGCCCTTAAAGCACTACAGTACACAATAAGAAGTGCAAAGtaagatgtgtgtatgtgtgtgtgtgtgtgtgaggaaagTGTTACTTGAGTGCGTACATTGTCTTGGTTACTGCTTCAACCTGTTGACCAGGCTTTTGAATCCGTTTTGATGTTCATATTACTGTCTAATAACTGAGTTACAGTTGGCTTAAATAATTAACACACCTGTGTCAACCCAATTTAGTTTGGCATTAAGACAGTTTAATTGAATTTACAGCCTAACGTTTTAGCCTAAAGAAAAAGGAAATTGTGTTGGTGTGCTCTACAACCTTGTTGGATGAGAACTTGGAGGACAAAGCATGAtcatgtgtgttttagtgtgtgagGATAGAAAGTGAGCCCTATGGGGTTAGTGGTTCTCACTCACACCTAACTAGCTaacaggtgttttttttactcAAGGGAACAATTTTACCCACCTGATAACTCTTCGGTTTTAAGATAATTTTATATAGTTGCATTGGGTTTATACGAATGTGCACCTTTTATTCCTGGTCTGACTATAATGGTTATAAGAGAATCTAAATTTAATCTATGAAATTAAAACATCTGATGTTTGGAAAACACTTATTTATCTTGGCTTTTGTTGGtatgttttaaattgtattactttataAATACGGTATTAAAATAATTCTCCCTGTTgctctgttgtttgttttagcTTTGTTTTTATCCAAGCTTTTTGTCTGAAATGATTGTGCCACATTAGTGCTTGAAAGTATGCAATTATATGGACTGTGTTATAAGCATCTAATTTGACATGCACTCAAACACACAGGACAACAAGCATAATACAATCAAAAAGAGAATTGAAAGAATAGAAAAAATATCCAAACAGACCAGACAAAAACAGCTCCAAAAAAAGTAAAGCACTCCTAGCATTTTTCGCTTCCAGAATACATAAAGTTGGTTAAAAAGACCTCACATCTGCTTTTGCTTGGCCAGTGAAAATTTATCTTTCTAGGAGCTCAAGGATACTTTCTTAGGAGGCAGTTTTGTCGAGAGGGACACCTAAAAGTTCTAAGATGTGTGGGAACCCTTGACGACAGGGAACAAAATGTTAAGTTTTAAGTGAATTGCCTGTAATTCTACACCATGCCAGTGGGCGTAGATACAATTTAGCAGTTTGAAAAATGTCTGTAGTTctacacatttgttttcttattgcCATGGAGTGGAGAGAATGGTTTTACCTACAGGGCCCTTATTGTTGGGATGATGAAGCATTTCATCTTATTGCTCTTGTAACGTCTGCTCTGCGTGGCActgcagctcctcttcctctccggcACGCCACCTCaccagtgtactaaccaccggcacgagagtgatggcagcagcgcgtCCCAAGGACGCACCTGTTTCCAGTCACTGTTTAGTTGTTgatattctgttgttcaccaACCGCACCTCACAGATTATTGTTTGGAGGTGACCGTGCTGGTGCGCTTGTTAAACCTTAGAccactctaggaccttaatgtgcttgttcttgagccactcctgtgttgtcttggctctgatattgttgttgttattcggtctctcactgttcaaatgaacctaccactaaaattatagactgattatttctttgtcagtgggcaaacaaaaacaaagaatgaacatagaaatgaaatacatttctagTATTTGTTCCTAGAAATTGGATTAATTCCTACTGAACCCACCCGATGCTGGAtatctttgtttgttttgaggcCATTTGcttcaatgtcattttctggaaatggaaaaaaataataccCACCCTAGAAGGATGTCCATATCTATGTGTCTCACCCTGCCCTGAAGGTGGAACACCAATCACTTGATAGGTTtctaatttttttattgattcttTTGCTGGTATGCACAAATTATTATTACTCACATACAGCTTAAATtctgtacagttgtgctcataagtttgcataccctggcagaaattgtgaaatgttgccattgatttagaaaatatgactgatcacacaaaaatatatgcatttatttaaGTAATGTGATCATATgatgccatttattatcacatagttgtttggcccCTTTTTagatcataatgataacagaaatccccaAAATGGCCCCGATCAAAAggttacatacccttgaatgtttggccttgttacatatacacaaggtgacacacacaggtgaaaatgacaacgttgaatttcccacacctgtggcttttaaattgcaattagtgtctataTACATAGTGAATGAGTTGTTTAGCCCTCACGTGgatacactgagcaggctagatactgagccatggggagcagaaaataactgtcaaatgccattcagtactgttcaatcacttattaagaagtggacaatttggggatctcttgataccaagcc
This sequence is a window from Esox lucius isolate fEsoLuc1 chromosome 17, fEsoLuc1.pri, whole genome shotgun sequence. Protein-coding genes within it:
- the strip1 gene encoding striatin-interacting protein 1 homolog isoform X1 — encoded protein: MGESKMDVGGNGGGLIVVNNKQRAMLPNKSRGEFVRNQRKDSEGFSESPDLEFEYADTDRWSAELSELYSYTEGPEFILNRKCFEEEFRSHVSDNKWTELDPAQRRAHAMRLLDGLEVIAREKRLKVARAILYMAQGTFAECGSEAEVQHWMRYNIFLLLDVGTFTALVELLNMEIDNSAACSSAVRKPAISLADSTDLRVLLNIMYLMVETIQQEDLADPPEWRATRETFKTEMGSPLYNNEPISVMLFGMVTKFCSGHAPHFPMKKVLLLLWKSILFTLGGFEQLQNIKVRKREELHLPPLPEDSIRVIRSMRAASPPASASDLIEQQQKRARREHKSLIKQDNLDAFNEKDPYKSDDPREDEDDNDDNDTSMDTEPFPLERDEVMPPPIPHPPSERVNFPKGLPWAPKVREKDIENFLESSRSKFIGYTLGNDTDTVVGLPRPIHESIRTLKQHKYISIAEIQMAKEEDFQKTPLSGGEEDVEMSSTELLYQGILPSLPQYMIALLKILLAAAPTSKAKTDSINILADVLPEEMPTTVLQSMKLGVDVNRHKEIIVKAISAILLLLLKHFKLNHIYQFEYMAQHLVFANCIPLILKFFNQNIMSYITAKNSISVLDFPHCVVHELPELTAESLEAGDNNQFCWRNLFSCINLLRILNKLTKWKHSRTMMLVVFKSAPILKRALKVKQAMMQLYVLKLLKVQTKYLGRQWRKSNMKTMSAIYQKVRHRLNDDWAYGNADLDARPWDFQAEECALRANIERFNSRRYDKNQSNPDFLPVDNCLQSVLGQRVDLPDDFQMNYDLWLEREVFSKPISWEELLQ
- the strip1 gene encoding striatin-interacting protein 1 homolog isoform X2; its protein translation is MGESKMDVGGNGGGLIVVNNKQRAMLPNKSRGEFVRNQRKDSEGFSESPDLEFEYADTDRWSAELSELYSYTEGPEFILNRKCFEEEFRSHVSDNKWTELDPAQRRAHAMRLLDGLEVIAREKRLKVARAILYMAQGTFAECGSEAEVQHWMRYNIFLLLDVGTFTALVELLNMEIDNSAACSSAVRKPAISLADSTDLRVLLNIMYLMVETIQQEDLADPPEWRATRETFKTEMGSPLYNNEPISVMLFGMVTKFCSGHAPHFPMKKVLLLLWKSILFTLGGFEQLQNIKVRKREELHLPPLPEDSIRVIRSMRAASPPASASDLIEQQQKRARREHKSLIKQDNLDAFNEKDPYKSDDPREDEDDNDDNDTSMDTEPFPLERDEVMPPPIPHPPSERVNFPKGLPWAPKVREKDIENFLESSRSKFIGYTLGNDTDTVVGLPRPIHESIRTLKQHKYISIAEIQMAKEEDFQKTPLSGGEEDVEMSSTELLYQGILPSLPQYMIALLKILLAAAPTSKAKTDSINILADVLPEEMPTTVLQSMKLGVDVNRHKEIIVKAISAILLLLLKHFKLNHIYQFEYMAQHLVFANCIPLILKFFNQNIMSYITAKNSISVLDFPHCVVHELPELTAESLEAGDNNQFCWRNLFSCINLLRILNKLTKWKHSRTMMLVVFKSAPILKRALKVKQAMMQLYVLKLLKVQTKYLGRQWRKSNMKTMSAIYQKVRHRLNDDWAYGNDLDARPWDFQAEECALRANIERFNSRRYDKNQSNPDFLPVDNCLQSVLGQRVDLPDDFQMNYDLWLEREVFSKPISWEELLQ